The Chthoniobacterales bacterium genome contains a region encoding:
- a CDS encoding MlaD family protein, with protein sequence MKKLGDWAIALTVVACSVVLFVALAFALQGNPFNRPSRTLRAQFPDVTGVQVSSLVKYAGATAGTVHAVRMLTPKERLSSGHPENAIEITLSLNRNVPALSTGLLASVASDTLLSDKFVLLTGGDPKAPDLANDALIASVAPVTFDAILRDLSNALASIRQLIGSADGNALDGIIPKVDALLTQLTTTVNLAEALVANGNGLIGNANGLVKNGEGLVTNADHLVASGQNLIDSNRAAIDRMIAQLSTAANSLDQLARRTDTLIKSNAGNVTTTISETKETISELRATVQSARAFMESLRARPQQLLWGPGRRPRAEGTPAMN encoded by the coding sequence ATGAAGAAACTCGGAGATTGGGCCATCGCCCTGACGGTCGTCGCCTGCAGCGTGGTGCTTTTTGTCGCCCTCGCCTTTGCGCTCCAGGGCAACCCGTTCAATCGCCCCAGCCGCACGCTGCGCGCCCAATTTCCCGACGTCACCGGCGTCCAGGTCAGCTCGCTCGTGAAATACGCCGGAGCCACCGCCGGCACCGTCCACGCCGTCCGCATGCTCACCCCCAAGGAGCGCCTCTCCTCCGGCCATCCAGAAAACGCCATCGAGATCACCCTCTCCCTCAACCGAAACGTCCCCGCCCTCAGCACCGGCCTCCTCGCCAGCGTCGCTTCCGACACGCTCCTCAGCGACAAGTTCGTCCTCCTCACCGGCGGCGACCCCAAGGCCCCCGATCTTGCCAACGACGCCCTCATCGCCAGCGTCGCCCCCGTCACCTTCGACGCCATCCTCCGCGATCTCTCGAACGCCCTCGCCTCCATCCGCCAGCTCATCGGCAGTGCGGATGGCAACGCCCTCGACGGCATCATTCCAAAGGTCGACGCGCTCCTCACCCAGCTCACGACCACCGTCAATCTCGCCGAGGCCCTTGTCGCGAACGGAAACGGCCTCATCGGCAATGCCAACGGCCTCGTGAAGAACGGCGAGGGGCTTGTCACGAACGCCGACCACCTCGTCGCCAGCGGCCAGAACCTCATCGACTCGAACCGCGCCGCGATCGATCGCATGATCGCGCAACTCTCCACTGCCGCCAATTCTCTCGATCAACTCGCCCGGCGCACCGACACCCTCATCAAATCCAACGCCGGCAACGTCACGACGACGATCAGCGAGACGAAGGAAACCATCAGCGAACTCCGGGCCACCGTCCAATCCGCCCGCGCCTTCATGGAAAGCCTCCGCGCTCGCCCGCAGCAGCTTCTGTGGGGTCCGGGCCGCCGGCCTCGTGCCGAAGGCACCCCGGCAATGAACTGA
- a CDS encoding ABC transporter ATP-binding protein codes for MSEPVIEVRDLVRKFGNRTVLNGISFTVEKGETLIIMGGSGCGKSTLLRHIIGSMQPSSGSVKIFGEEVTTMKTAELEKLRLRFGMNFQFGALLQSLTVGQNVALPLIENSRVAPDIVDLVVKLKLELVGLTGFEHLKPSEISGGMRKRVGLARAVALDPELLFSDEPTSGLDPIMTAVIDQLTLDLTRKLHMTAVVVTHDMVSAFRIGTKMIMLGTGKKQGKIIAMGTPDEIRNSPDGEVQQFINGHPDGPIPLKLAKEDYLERLLGNPHPGEKEI; via the coding sequence ATGAGCGAGCCCGTCATCGAAGTCCGCGACCTCGTTCGCAAATTCGGCAACCGCACGGTGCTGAACGGCATCTCCTTCACGGTCGAAAAGGGCGAGACTCTGATCATCATGGGCGGCAGCGGCTGCGGTAAAAGCACGCTCCTGCGCCACATCATCGGCTCCATGCAGCCCAGCAGCGGCTCCGTGAAAATCTTCGGCGAGGAAGTCACCACGATGAAGACCGCCGAGTTGGAAAAACTCCGCCTGCGCTTCGGCATGAACTTCCAGTTCGGCGCGCTCCTCCAATCCCTCACCGTCGGCCAGAATGTCGCGCTGCCCCTCATCGAGAACAGCCGCGTCGCCCCCGACATCGTCGATCTCGTCGTCAAGCTGAAGCTCGAGCTCGTCGGCCTCACCGGTTTCGAGCACCTGAAGCCCTCCGAAATCAGCGGCGGCATGCGCAAACGCGTCGGCCTCGCCCGCGCCGTCGCGCTCGACCCCGAGCTCCTCTTCAGCGACGAACCCACCAGCGGCCTCGATCCCATCATGACCGCCGTCATCGATCAGCTCACCCTCGACCTCACCCGCAAGCTGCACATGACCGCCGTCGTCGTCACCCACGACATGGTCAGCGCCTTCCGCATCGGCACGAAGATGATCATGCTCGGCACCGGCAAGAAACAGGGCAAAATCATCGCCATGGGCACTCCCGACGAGATTCGCAACAGCCCCGACGGCGAGGTCCAGCAATTCATCAACGGCCATCCCGACGGCCCCATCCCACTCAAGCTCGCCAAGGAGGACTACCTCGAACGCCTCCTCGGAAACCCCCACCCCGGCGAAAAAGAAATATGA
- a CDS encoding STAS domain-containing protein, whose translation MEIRKSEEQGTPILQIEGEIDLHASPTLRAGLHEFVEARTPVLLIDFTAVAYIDSSGLATLIEYVRDSKAFGGKFALFGLQPKVKMVFELVRLNELFTIAESKEAALAAVAAA comes from the coding sequence GTGGAAATCCGTAAGTCCGAGGAACAAGGCACCCCGATTCTCCAGATCGAGGGAGAAATCGATCTTCACGCCTCCCCGACCCTGCGCGCCGGACTTCACGAATTCGTCGAGGCCAGGACGCCCGTCCTCCTCATCGACTTCACTGCCGTCGCCTACATCGACTCCTCCGGCCTCGCGACGCTCATCGAATACGTCCGCGACAGCAAGGCATTCGGCGGCAAATTCGCCCTCTTCGGCCTCCAGCCCAAGGTCAAAATGGTCTTCGAACTCGTGCGCCTGAACGAGCTGTTCACGATCGCCGAGTCCAAGGAAGCCGCTCTCGCCGCCGTCGCCGCGGCCTGA
- a CDS encoding site-specific integrase, producing the protein MASKQSWPKIRKVINHGRVMFLVDTRKNGAGERRFFPTKGEAETWAQVQRVRRDNEGHAAFDDAELARFGLTIADAIRFTLDHYRKQAASVSIADAIAGLVASKRGNGRDETYCRTLAARCGKLLPTFEGRNLATITTAELDALLVTITNPGTRNTHRRDLCTLWSFAEKHGWAVASIAKKTTIAKTVDETPGILTPAEISNLLALATKHEASTVPALALAAFCPLRQSELEKLDWQAIDLAERIVSVDARIAKTSSRRTVTIPENAVEWLLPHSKEAGKLMPPGHRNAFDRVRVRAGFKPSFFGRTDSELQRLIAAAKKHKTKLTDWPDNALRHSAISYRLAQSRDIAAVALEAGNSPAIIRQHYLELVKPSAAKAYFAIVPATPANVVALPCKAA; encoded by the coding sequence ATGGCATCAAAGCAATCTTGGCCGAAAATCCGAAAAGTCATCAATCATGGTCGCGTCATGTTTCTGGTGGATACCCGAAAGAACGGGGCAGGTGAACGACGGTTTTTTCCCACCAAAGGTGAGGCGGAAACGTGGGCGCAAGTCCAGCGCGTCCGACGAGACAATGAAGGGCATGCTGCATTCGACGATGCCGAGCTTGCGAGATTCGGCCTGACCATCGCCGACGCCATTCGATTCACTCTCGATCATTACCGCAAGCAGGCTGCCAGCGTTTCGATTGCCGACGCCATTGCAGGGCTCGTCGCCTCAAAACGCGGGAACGGCCGAGATGAAACCTACTGCCGAACCCTAGCCGCCCGATGCGGAAAACTTCTCCCTACGTTCGAAGGCCGGAACCTCGCCACGATTACAACAGCGGAACTCGACGCTCTTCTTGTGACGATTACGAACCCAGGAACCCGCAACACACATCGTCGGGACCTCTGCACCCTTTGGAGCTTTGCCGAAAAGCACGGATGGGCAGTCGCATCCATCGCCAAGAAAACAACCATCGCCAAGACGGTGGATGAAACTCCCGGCATCCTGACGCCCGCCGAAATCTCGAACTTACTTGCCCTTGCTACCAAGCACGAGGCCAGCACTGTTCCAGCTTTGGCCCTCGCCGCATTCTGCCCCCTGCGACAGTCCGAACTCGAGAAGCTGGACTGGCAAGCCATTGACCTCGCCGAGCGAATCGTGAGCGTGGACGCCCGGATTGCGAAAACCTCATCCAGGCGCACCGTCACCATCCCGGAGAATGCCGTCGAATGGCTACTCCCTCACTCGAAGGAAGCCGGGAAACTCATGCCACCTGGCCACCGCAACGCTTTCGATCGCGTGCGCGTCCGTGCTGGATTCAAGCCATCGTTTTTCGGGCGCACCGACTCCGAGCTGCAGAGGTTGATTGCCGCCGCGAAGAAGCACAAGACGAAGCTCACGGACTGGCCTGACAACGCACTGCGTCATTCGGCTATCAGCTACCGCCTGGCACAGTCCCGCGACATTGCCGCCGTGGCTCTAGAAGCCGGGAACTCGCCAGCCATCATCCGCCAACACTATCTCGAACTCGTGAAGCCATCCGCCGCCAAGGCTTACTTCGCAATCGTGCCGGCCACACCAGCGAACGTCGTTGCCCTGCCCTGCAAGGCTGCGTAG
- a CDS encoding HAD family phosphatase, which yields MANFGAIFDWDGVIIDSSAQHERSWELLAAERELPLPEGHFKRGFGKKNEVIIPDLGWATDPEAVRELGLRKEALYRELVLRDGVTPLPGARELLAALREAGVPCAVGSSTHRQNIETIFDATGLRPFFAAVVTGEDVKHGKPAPDVFLAGAERIGLPPGRCVVFEDAFVGMDAAHAAGMKCVAVATTNPLEALTPRAELAVASLEEVTVERLAELVGR from the coding sequence ATGGCGAACTTCGGCGCGATTTTTGACTGGGACGGCGTGATCATCGATTCCTCGGCGCAGCACGAGCGATCGTGGGAGTTGCTTGCGGCCGAGAGGGAGCTTCCGCTGCCGGAGGGGCATTTCAAGCGGGGATTCGGCAAGAAGAACGAGGTGATCATTCCCGATCTGGGCTGGGCGACGGATCCCGAGGCGGTGCGGGAACTCGGCTTGCGCAAGGAGGCGCTGTATCGTGAGCTGGTGCTTCGTGACGGCGTGACGCCGCTGCCGGGCGCGCGGGAATTGCTCGCGGCGCTACGCGAGGCGGGCGTGCCGTGCGCGGTGGGCTCGTCCACCCACCGGCAGAATATCGAGACGATCTTCGATGCGACCGGGTTGCGGCCCTTTTTCGCGGCGGTGGTGACGGGCGAGGACGTGAAGCACGGCAAGCCGGCGCCGGATGTGTTCCTCGCAGGCGCGGAACGGATCGGGCTGCCGCCGGGGCGCTGCGTGGTTTTCGAGGACGCTTTCGTCGGCATGGACGCGGCGCATGCGGCTGGGATGAAGTGCGTGGCCGTGGCGACGACGAATCCGCTCGAGGCGCTGACCCCTCGTGCGGAGCTGGCGGTCGCGAGCCTCGAGGAAGTCACGGTCGAGCGGCTGGCGGAGCTGGTCGGAAGGTAG
- a CDS encoding ABC transporter permease, giving the protein MRDYLSLNAQILYWLLIAPFRGRPVRPSHVFEQMVRIGVQAFPMAALTSLSIGITLAMQGAQELARMGATSYVPDLVAISLLRELGPLLVGVVVIGRSGSAITAELGTMKVSEEIEALEVMSINPVRFLVVPRFLAMMIMLPALTVFGSCIGMVGGWAICHFTLDMQTLAYIRRLIESSHPMDLYSGTVKSFFFAWLIATIAAFYGLGVKGGAEGVGRSTTNSVVVCILAMLIANAILTAAFFFAET; this is encoded by the coding sequence GTGCGAGACTACCTCAGCCTCAACGCTCAGATTCTCTACTGGCTGCTCATCGCCCCCTTTCGTGGGCGTCCGGTTCGCCCGTCCCATGTTTTCGAGCAGATGGTCCGCATCGGTGTGCAGGCCTTTCCCATGGCGGCCCTCACCTCGCTCAGCATCGGCATCACCCTCGCCATGCAGGGCGCGCAAGAACTGGCCCGCATGGGTGCCACGAGCTACGTGCCCGACCTCGTCGCCATCTCGCTTCTCCGCGAGCTCGGCCCGTTGCTCGTCGGCGTCGTCGTCATCGGCCGCAGCGGTTCCGCCATCACCGCCGAGCTCGGCACCATGAAAGTCTCGGAGGAAATCGAGGCCCTCGAAGTGATGTCCATCAACCCCGTGCGCTTCCTCGTCGTCCCGCGCTTCCTCGCGATGATGATCATGCTGCCCGCCCTCACGGTCTTCGGCAGTTGCATCGGCATGGTCGGCGGCTGGGCCATCTGCCACTTCACCCTCGACATGCAGACGCTCGCCTACATCCGCCGCCTCATCGAGAGTTCTCATCCGATGGATCTCTACAGCGGCACGGTCAAAAGCTTCTTCTTCGCCTGGCTCATCGCCACCATCGCCGCCTTCTATGGCCTCGGCGTCAAAGGCGGCGCCGAGGGCGTCGGCCGCTCCACGACGAACTCCGTCGTCGTCTGCATCCTCGCGATGCTCATTGCCAACGCGATCCTCACCGCCGCGTTTTTCTTCGCCGAGACATGA